The DNA region TGGTTGTACTATGCGGAAGTgaccaggccaagcaggaacagccaaataaggacttgtttttctcaatgagCAGAAGGCGGAAACCGGCGACATCCCCGGGGTGTGGGACCTCGAAGCTCCCTAcaaaagatcagtgtgcctaatgcaaacaaaaaggacactgggtcagggactgccccaggaaaaACAAGAGGGGTCTCTCCAGCATCCCCGAAGGCAAGCCtctcggtcctagagtgctggctatgcacaaagatagaagagaagcctgcccagttgttttgtgaatacggggcccaacactctgtgctagtgtccagcaaaagaccttgagtacaggggactaccggcaacaaacaatactcatggactacccgaagaacagtggaccttggcgtgggccgggtatcccacttgttccttctgatcccagactgcccctacgagtctgaaccctgcaaccctgctcccagaccctgacCTAGACCCCCCCTCCCttcatgactgtcagcaggtGCTCACTAAAGCAGGGGGGTGGCATAAAGATCTGACTGACCAGCCACCAGAGGGGGTAGATGCCATCTGATTCATAGATGGGAGCAGCTtcttagagaaggaaaaagatgggctggggcaGCAGTGGTGGATGGAAACAGAGTTATatgggctcaggccctaccagaaggcACCTCTACTCAGAGGGTAGAGCTTGCTtccctcaccaaagcccttgagctgagaaagagacttaacatctatgtggacagcaagtatgcctttgctacagcccatTTGACATCTGAGGACAAgaaaaaagagattctggctctgttaagggccctccatgacccagccaggccaaggaagagactctggtacacctcaacaggaaagaagatcctgctacaaaaacaGGCAAAggccatgataaaacaaatgcatcaatggactcacttaggggtaagtAAACTCATCCAGACatcttcaaaaactaaatattatgtcacaggtctcaagtgtctcgtggaacagatagtacactgatgtataccatgccaaaaggtaactgttttcaggaaagttgactcTGGCAGGAGGCTCTGTGGGGAATGGCCTAGATcctactgagaagtggacttcacagagataaaatcAGGAAAATATGGTTTCAAATacctcctagtgtttatagatactAGGAATaggtagaagctttccccaccaagcaagagacggccttGGTAGTCATCAAgtagatactggaagaaatcttccccctgTTTGGAGTGCCCAGGTTAATAGGTCAGACCATGGCCCTGCTTTTGTTgtcaaggtaagccagggtgtggccaggtatttagaggtcaattaaaaaattatattacacctacagacctcaaagttcaggacaggtagagagaataaataaaattctaaaagagaccctgaccaaattgaccatggagactggcacagactgggtggcactcttTCCcttttgctctcttcagagcaaaaaatgccccttccagattcagccttacccatgCTCCTGAAGAGACTACAGAGTTCAGGGTaggtaaaaaagataaataaaactctaaaagagaccttgaCAAAATTGGCCTTAGAGACCGGCGGGGGAGTCTGGACTGTCCTTCCTTTTGCTTTGTACCCTGAGGCTTTTCCTAAAACCCTGTTTGCTCATTTAAAGACTTTAGAAACAGTCCAAAGTGGAATTTGGAGCCAAGTGAAGGATGCCTACAAGATGGGAAGTCCAGGGTACCTCACCAGTTCCCAGCGGGAGACACAGTCCTGGTCCAGTGACACCAGGCTGAGAATTTAGAACCTCACTGGAAAGAACCCTACCTAGTACTGTTAACCACTCCCACTGCTGTTAAGGTAGATGGGATTGTTGTATGGGTCCATGCCTCCCATTTGAAGACAGCACCAGATGTTCTCAGAAATGAATGGAAGTTAGAAAAGACTGCTAATCCTCTTAAGCTTCATCTCTGTTGTAAGCACTTATAATTCCCATATCCCCCAGAAACTGATTTGACAAGTTTCCTCCCAGGCCGGGGAGGTAATTTGGTCCATCTCCAAAGTGACCCCACCATATACATGGTGGCCCACTCTCACCCCTCACTTTTGTAAGTTAGTAGCTGGGCTGGACACCTGGGACATTCCTGACACAGATCCTCAAAGTATGCCCTTAGAAGTCCCAAAGAGATTTCACCTGGGGGCAAGTTCGGATACAGAAGTCCAGAAGCAAGGTGCCAATTGGGGAGACTGGTATTTTACATTTGCCACTGAGATGGCCAAGACTGGGCTACCATCCAGCGTTGTGGGGCTTAGAAAGCTTATACTGCTCTGCTTGGGGATGTAAGACTAATTTCCATGCTCCTAGGACCCTTAGTTATTCTCTTGTTACTTTTGACATTTGAACTCTGTATTTTTAATAAGTTAATAGCCTTTATTAGAAAAAGAGCTAGTGCAGTACAGATTTTAATGCTTCACCAACAATATCATGCTTCAGAAGACCTTAGGGGAAAAATTGAAGAAGGCCCTGAgctctaagattagaactagtcACAagcagaagtggggaatgaaagaataaagattttaaactatcccccactgaccctgctgtgaggacaaatacacctcacagcaaagaataacataacatgttttggggatgtgcctggctatagccaccacaaaccatctggccttgaTAAGGCCTGACTtgacagtcctgagaaaaataagaactagggtcagcttgcccccaaagcagggtggcctagagttgaactgagcccaagttacaaaccaatgaaattgtgTTGTGTAACTGTTGCCAACTAcgtatgtaattttccctataaataccttcccctaattgggctcgggatcaactcctctgtctcctgcatgagatgtgtcgtccccagagctctggttcctcaaatacacctcttgtttattacatcaagaccggtttcTCTTGAGTTCTTGGGGGTTTGCATCAtgtcgagatttgagtgggggtcttccccaccctggTGGTCTTTCATTACAAAACTTATACTCAACAGAagtggaaaatctagatgaaatgaatggttttctagacagataccacataccatagttaaatcaagagcaggtaaactttctaaacaggtccatatcccataaggaaatagaagaactCATTAAAAAATTCCCTTTAAAGAAGACCTGATAGCAATGTTCcttaaactattccataaaaatagaaacagaaggaacactacctaattcattatatgaagccataattactctgatacctaaaccacacaaggaccttacccaaaaaagagaacttcagactaatcttgtttattaatattgatgcaaaatactcaataaaattcttgcaaactgaaaccaagaacagATCAACACCATCAttaatcatgatcaagtaggcttcaactcTGGGATGCAAGGTTgggttaatatatgaaaatccattaatgtaacctaccatataaacaaactcaaagaaaaaaaatcacatgatcatctccttagatgtgtaaaaaacatttgacaaaatatgacACCCCTTCATCTTAAAACTATTGGcgggatcaggaattcaaggttcatatcaaaacataataaaagcaatttactgcagaccaacaaccaatatcaaatttaatggagagatacttgaagtaatcccactaaaatctgggatgAGATGAGGCTGTACACTCTCccaatatctattcaatatagtacttgaagtgctatctagaacaataagacaaaaaagagatgaaaggatacaaattggcaaagaagagttaaaggtatcactatttgcagatgatatgaaattCTACCAGAGACCTTCTCCAggtaataaacaacttcagcaaactgtctggatataaaattaactcaaataaatcagtagccttcctttatacaaatgataaacaggctgagaaagaaatcagggaaacaattcCCTTAACAGTAGCCactgataatataaaatatcttggggtaactctaaccaatgGAGTGAAAGgtttttatgataagaacttcaagtttctcaagaaagaaatcgaagatctcagaaaatggagagatctcccatgctcatggattgacagaattaccacagtaaaaatgaccatcctaccaaattcaatctatagattcaatgcaatctctatcaaaattccaatacaattcttcaaagtcataaaaaaagCAACTCTCAAATtaatctggaaaggcaaaaaccccagaataacaaaaacacttcttaacaataaaagaattgctgcaggatcaccatccctgacctcaagctctactatagagtaatagtgataaaaacttcatggtaccagtacagagacagacaggttgatcaatgaagtAGAGTCGAAGACtctgaaataaaaccacacacttacacacacttgatttttgacaaagaagccaaaaatatacaatggaaaaaagaaagcatcttcaatgaatggtgctggtataactggctgtctgtatgtagaaaaatgaaaatagacccacatttgtcaccatgcacaaagatcaagtccaagtggattaaggatctcaacataaaactagatatactgaattcaatagaagagaaagtgggaaagagccttgaattcattaGCACAGGGAGAAATTTTCTAAACACAACTCCTATGGCTCATGTTCTATgatcaagaactgataaatgggaactcatgaaagtggaaagtttctgtaagacaaaggacatagttaataagacaaattggcatctatggattgggaaaaaaatcctcACTAACCCCACCtgcgatagagggctaatatccaaaatatataaagaactcaaaaagcttaACACTAAAAAACCAGACaaaccaatcaaaaaatggggtatagaactaaaccatgaattcacaatagagggatcttgaatggctgagaaacacctaaagaattgttcaaagtccttagttatcagagaaatgcaaatcaaaatgaccttgagatttcaccttataccaatcaCAATGCCTAACATTACAATATCAAGTAACAACACATGTTgacgaggatgtagagaaagatgaacactcctccattgcccgtgggattgcaaacttgtacaccactctggaaatcaacttggaggttcctcagaaaattgtaaatagacctacctaaagacccagcaataccactcttgggcatatacccaaaagatgctccaacatataaaaaagacacgtgctccactatgttcatagcagccttatttatgacagcccgaagctggaaataacccaggtgccccacgacagaagaatggatgcagaaaatgtggtgcatctacacagtggaatactaccagctattaagaatgaggacatcctaagttttgcaggcaaatggatggaactagaaaatgtcatcctgagtgaggtaacccccacccaaaatgacatgcacagtatgttctcactaataaatggatagtAGCCAAAATGTATGGAATACCaaagatacagtccatagaactacaaaaggtcaacaagctgaaaggcccaagtgaggatgcctcagttccatttgggaggtagaagaaaGGAACCataaggggggaggggagtgagggacaggggagggataGGAGATGGGATTGGGGGGTAAGGGAACgtaatctggtattgggtggaggaaaaggactgaagcccagagtgacagcagaaagaatggaagtaggtgaccttgggaggaaggaggtttggAGGACCCTCTAAAAAGGAGGTTTGGAGGATCCTATAGAATGTATGAGACGCCTGGAAAGTGAGACTCTCAGAATTGAAATGGGCACACCCTAGATGAAacgtcctacagtggggagagggaacttattgaatccacctacAGCAGAAAGGCAGGGTATCAAGTGAGtggtggggttgctatcccacagccaaagctctgacccataattcttcctgtctgaaagaagtgCAGGAATGGAAATTTAGAAAAACTGGagggaaagaaggtccagcaGCAGGCTCAAAgggggttccagctcaagggtaGGCCCCAAGATCttacaccattactgaagctatgggtcgttcacaaaaatggacctatcatgactCCTCTCCCAaggacccaacaagcagctgaaagagtcagattcagatatatgcacccaaccaacagaagctgctgacccctctggttgaattagggaaaagctgaaggaagctaaggaggagggaaaccctgtagtaagaccagcagtctcaattaacctggacccctgagatcttttAGGCACAggatcaccaatcaggcagcatacaccagctgagatgaagcctccaacatatacagtagaggactcctgggtctgggttcagtcagagaagaggaacctaaccatcaagagactggaggccccaggaagtttagaggtctggtgggtgtGTGGGATGAGAAACATCCTGTGGAGATGGAGTGCGGGTGAGtttagggggaggggagggcctatgggatgtggaactcccTGGGGTGGATTAGGGAGGTGAATAAAATCTGtagaataaaaaatagaaataaaatgaatgttCGTTTGTCTTATATGTCCCAAGCACTGTCTATCACTGAGACAAGGCAtggcaggaattcaaacagagacagagaaagcaaccATGGAGGAATATTGCTTTTGGTTTGTTCCCTATGACTTACTCAGACAGCTTCCTTAGGACCACCTGGTCAGGGATGACACTATCCAATGTGATACCCTTTTGTAACAATCACTAGTCAAGAAAATACCTTATAGACATGACCATGGAGCAGTATAATACTGGCAATTCCTCTACAATTCACATTCTGTAGGTTAGGCTTGATTACTTGAAATTTGATATATGTGATTCTAACTGTTCAAATTATAATTGACTGcttttaatgaataaaataatatgtaatatacaaacatatacatactctGTACTATCATACATTAAGTTATAAATCAGCTACATGAAAATCAGTATATTGAAAGCatactaaaatattttcattttaattactaATATAAAATCTAGTGGTATAATTTTGTCAGTTAAGTGTAAGCTCAAAGAAGTTGAATAAATTCAGTTTGccataaaaaaatctaaaatcatGGATTTTAACTActgaaaaacaataaagaaaaactaaCTTCTTTTTTATACTCTTCCTGTGCTTTCTTGGTATTTGCTATTGTTTTTCAGCAAGCAAAGAACAAATTAGCTCTCTGTAGATGATAGGACtaacctttttaaaaactttattaaaatattttatttcagagTGGTAATATTGCTTTTTAATTCAACATCTGCTTTACAGAAAATTTCAAATTATCTTAAttttagaagtacaatataaatattatacTTGTTGAATTGCATATGAAAAATCCtgtttaaaaatacattcttTGCTTTGGTTGGGGTTCAtctgtgttttattatttaaatcatAAACAACTACATCATTTATTTGactttatttgaaaaaataagaTGAGGAAGACTGGAGGAAGCCATAAGATAATCTGAAGGTTCTTCAGGACCATTCACTAATTGGCACAAGAAGATCATTACAAAAGTCATATGCCTCACAACATTTTATCATTACTGTATAATCACCATAGTAATATTCATCTGTTGTACAGTTTTTCTGGCATCTAGAGTATGCTTCATTTGGTACCTGTTCTGTGGGAGACAAAAATAGAATTAATATATTGTTTTGAATGAAGCAGGCCACAAATCCAAGTAAGAGTAAACCAAGATCATATTAAATGACAAACCATTTCTCTATAATATTAATCCTACACTGTCTTTACACTGTAAATAGTGAAACAAACAGTGACTGTTGCCTCTCATGCAGGAAGGCACAAAGtactttataaacatttggtgtcTTCCAGGCTCTGTGGAGATCTTGAGCTCAACTGATTCTATTCTTATGGCTCCCATACCATAAGAATAAATTTGAGGCCTTGAAGAGAAAGAGGCACCGTCCCTCCCACATTAACTTCACACACTACTTACCACTGTAAGGTATATTCCACACTCTAACAGTTAGACAGGATTCACCATCTTTGGCTGTGCATGTTTTCATTTCATGTAGACATTTCTGATGTAAATAGGATGTGCATTCTCTACACAGAAGCGCTAAAGCtgcaagaaataaagagaaagacttgaaagaaaagagaagtactCAAACTCCCAGGCTGCTTGACCTCATTAAGGTTTTACCTTACAGAGATATATTTCAGGTAGCAGCATGTTTTAAACAAATGGATGATCTAATTCTTTCCCTATAGAAGCCAAGGGCAAAACTGGTAGGCAGGAAGATGAAGGATTCTCCATAAGAAACTACCCCTACTTAGTTTGTTTTTTACACTTCTACATTTACTGTAGTAGAATGAAGATGAGAGTTTCCTCAGAGTTGCCAGAGTTGGGGAAAATTCAAGCTTCATATTAGGTAGCAGTACTATGGTAGTTGTGGATGCCTCACTCGACAGATTAAGTCATACTTTAGCAAATATAGAAGACGCAATGTTATGTCAAGACTCTAGTGAAGAAGAGTAAGTTAAAGAAGatccatgcaaaaaaaaaaacaaaaaacaaaagcaaaacagaaatctaatggCCAGGATTAAAGCTTCTCTCTTGGTGAAACTGGGTATTATCCCCGTTTAAGCCCATAGAGCCCCAAAACAAAAGATTTACTAAAAATATGTCAGAGTTCAAGTTAAACTGATTCCTTAGCTGCTAGGAAACCGGTTTCCCAATATTTACCAGTTTGCATACAGAGTAACAGAATGATGCCCAGCTTTGGTTCATTCCCCATTGAGGATCTTCTAATTCTTGCAGCAGGTGTAGAATAGAAATGGAACTAGATGATGATCTAGCACAGGCTAATAAGTAGCCAACTATTTCATAACTCTCTTCATTGGCAAGTATGAACATGAAAGGTAAAACTAGATGCCAATCTAAATCATGATTATCTGGCAGTTGTCCAGATCTTTCTTCTGTAACGAATTTTTCCCCCTTGTTCTTCCTCAGAGGTAAGATTGTCAAAACTGTAAAATAATCAAAGAACCAATATCATCACAGGAATTTTTATGTatggtatgtaaaatatgtagCTTGAAAGCCCCAGTCTATATGGGGCTTCTTGAAAAGATATGTAAATAACCTCTTTTCCCAATCACAGCAGAGAGTGATCACCTAGAAAGAAGAAAGTGGAGAGTCACCACAAGGTGAACTTCTGCCACAAGAGATTCCATGTATAAAGTCATGAGGGATTTAATACACAAAGTCTTAACTAAGTTTTAACAATggtacaatttaaaaataaaggcagTGTTTCACTGGGATCAGATTTTTTGAGAAATAAACAGGGTTGGATATCATACTACAGGGAGAAACGATGGCCCCAGAAGCTCACAAGTTCTCTTGCCTTCCAATGTGGGCCCATATTCTTAGAGTAAGAATTTTAAACACTGGATAAACGCTATCTGAGGAGTATTACTATTTATGCTCAAAGCTACTTTCAGATACATCTCAAAGAAAAGGTTCTATTGCAGTCCTTTCTAAACTTGACAGGAAAATGTAGGGTTATGTTGTTCTGTAATGTGAGCAGGAGTGAGataagagatttctttttttttttttctcttttttttttattaacttgagtatttcttatatacatttcgagtgttattccctttcccggtttccaggcaaacatccccctcccccctccccttccttatgggtgttcccctcccaaccctccccccattgccgccctccccccatagactagttcactgtgggttcagtcttagcaggacccagggcttccccttccactggtgctcttactaggatattcattgcaacctatggggtcagagtccagggtcagtccatgtatagtctttaggtagtggcttagtccctggaagctctggttgcttggcattgttgtacttttggggtctcgagccccttcaagctcttccagttctttctctgattccttcaataggggacctattctcagttcagtggtttgctgctggcattcgcctctatatttgctgtattctggctgtgtctctcaggagcgatctacatccggctcctgtcggtctgcacttctttgcttcatccatcttgtctaattgggtggctgtatatgtatgggccacatgtggggcaggctctgaatgggtgttccttcagtctctgttttaatctttgcctctcccttccctgccaagggtattctttttcctcatttaaagaaggagtgaagcattcacattttgatcatccgtcttgagtttcctttgttctagggatctagggtaattcaagcatttgggctaatagccacttatcaatgagtgcataccatgtatgtctttctgtgattgggttagctcactcaggatgatattttccagttccaaccatttgcctacgaatttcataaactcgttgtttttgatagctgagtaatattccattgtgtagatgtaccacattttctgtatccattcctctgttgaagggcatctgggttctttccagcttctggctattataaataaggctgcgatgaacatagtggagcacgtgtctcttttatatgttgaggcatcttttgggtatatgcccaagagaggtatagctggatcatcaggcagttcaatgtccaattttctgaggaacctccagactgatttccagaatggttttaccagtctgcaatcccaccaacaatggaggagtgttcctctttctccacatcctcgccagcatctgctgtcacctgagtttttgatcttagccaatcgcactggtgtgaggtgaaatctcagggttgttttgatttgcatttcccttatgactaaagatgttgaactaacgagaggacacagagagtgtgtccaaattaacaaaatcagaaatgaaaagggagacataactacagattcggaggaaattcaaaaaatcatcagatcttactataaaaacctatattcaacaaaatttgaaaatcttcaggaaatggacaatttcctagacagataccaggtatcgaagttaaatcaggaacagataaaccagttaaacaaccccataactcctaaggaaatagaagcagtcattaaaggtctcccaaccaaaaagagcccaggtccagacgggtttagtgcagaattctatcaaaccttcatagaagacctcataccaatattatccaaactattccacaaaattgaaacagatggagccctaccgaattccttctacgaagccacaattactcttatacctaaaccacacaaagacacaacaaagaaagagaacttcagaccaatttcccttatgaatatcgacgcaaaaatactcaataaaattctggcaaaccgaattcaagagcacatcaaaacaatcatccaccatgatcaagtaggcttcatcccaggcatgcagggatggtttaatatacggaaaaccatcaacgtgatccattatataaacaaactgaaagaacagaaccacatgatcatttcattagatgctgagaaagcatttgacaaaattcaacaccccttcatgataaaagtcctggaaagaataggaattcaaggcccatacctaaacatagtaaaagccatatacagcaaaccagttgctaacattaaactaaatggagagaaacttgaagcaatcccactaaaatcagggactagacaaggctgcccactctctccctacttattcaatatagttcttgaagttctagccagagcaatcagacaacaaaaggagatcaaagggatacagatcggaaaagaagaggtcaaaatatcactatttgcagacgacatgacagtatatttaagtgatcccaaaagttccaccagagaactactaaagctgataaacaacttcagcaaagtggctgggtataaaattaactcaaataaatcagttgccttcctctatacaaaagagaaacaagccgagaaagaaattagggaaacgacacccttcataatagacccaaataatataaagtacctcggtgtgactttaaccaagcaagtaaaagatctgtacaataagaacttcaagacactgaggaaagaaattgaagaagacctcagaagatggaaagatctcccatgctcatggattggcaggattaaatagtaaaaatggccattttaccaaaagcaatctacagattcaatgcaatccccatcaaaataccaatccaattcttcaaagagttagacagaacaatttgcaaattcatttggaataacaaaaaacccaggatagctaaaactatcctcaacaataaaaggacttcagggggaatcactatccctgaactcaagcagtattacagagcaatagtgataaaaactgcatggtattggtacagagacagacagatagaccaatggaatagaattgaagacccagaaatgaacccacacacctatggtcacttgatttttgacaaaggagccaaaaccatccaatggaaaaaagatagtattttcagcaaatggtgctggttcaactggagggcaacatgtagaagaatgcagatcgatccatgcttatcaccctgtacaaagcttaagtccaagtggatcaaggacctccacatcaaaccagacacactcaaactaatagaagaaaaactagggaagcatctggaacacatgggcactggaaaaaatttcctgaacaaaacaccaatggcttatgctctaagatcaagaatcgacaaa from Rattus norvegicus strain BN/NHsdMcwi chromosome 8, GRCr8, whole genome shotgun sequence includes:
- the Pate7 gene encoding uncharacterized protein LOC363043 precursor; this translates as MGNEPKLGIILLLCMQTALALLCRECTSYLHQKCLHEMKTCTAKDGESCLTVRVWNIPYSEQVPNEAYSRCQKNCTTDEYYYGDYTVMIKCCEAYDFCNDLLVPISEWS